The following proteins are co-located in the Cryptosporidium parvum Iowa II chromosome 6, whole genome shotgun sequence genome:
- a CDS encoding t24f1.1 protein, translating into MNSDRKKVLLMGRAGAGKTSMRSIIFANYLPKDTSRLTATNNIEHSHLRFFGNMVLSLWDCGGQDIFMENYFESQREHIFRSTEVLIYVLEVRKDYSSKHATKDIEQDFAYFKSTVENLKLLSPKSHLFCLVHKMDKLSAIERESAINYYEREIGRVASNMNYRVFPTTIWDETLFAAWSEIVYALIPNVGLLEKNLKILAESCNAVELVLFEKSTFLVISHAENSNTLDSKHHRSRFERISNICKQFKLTCAKSQTNFVGINLETPNFSSIIKRFTQNSYILVVINDKSKLINNQVTIKYHLINVKLGVTSASALYNIEHARDHFETIIASHLNSEINK; encoded by the exons ATGAACTCCGATAGAAAGAAAGTATTGTTAATGGGACGAGCAGGAGCAGGTAAAACTTCTATGAGGAGTATAATCTTTGCGAATTATCTTCCAAAAGATACAAGTAGATTAACAgcaacaaataatatagaGCATTCACACTTAAGGTTCTTTGGGAATATGGTGTTAAGTCTTTGGGATTGTGGAGGCCAA GATATTTTTATGgagaattattttgagaGTCAAAGAGAACATATATTTAGAAGCACAGAAGTATTAATTTATGTATTAGAAGTTCGAAAGGACTACTCTTCCAAGCACGCAACAAAAGACATTGAACAAGATTTTGCTTATTTTAAAAGCACAGTGGAGAATTTGAAGCTTCTTTCACCTAAATCccatttattttgtttagTTCACAAGATGGATAAGCTTTCAGCAATAGAGAGGGAATCTGCTATAAACTATTATGAAAGAGAAATAGGAAGGGTTGCATCTAACATGAATTACAGAGTTTTTCCAACAACGATTTGGGATGAAACTCTTTTTGCAGCTTGGAGCGAAATTGTATATGCATTGATACCAAATGTAGGACTCTTGGAGAAAAATCTCAAGATTTTAGCGGAATCTTGTAATGCTGTGGAATTAGTTCTCTTCGAGAAGTCTACATTTCTTGTGATTTCCCATGCTGAGAATTCGAATACTTTAGATTCAAAGCATCACAGATCACGttttgaaagaatttccaatatttgtaaGCAATTTAAGCTAACTTGCGCAAAGTCACAGACCAATTTTGTTGGTATAAACTTGGAAACCCCTAATTTCTCTAGTATAATCAAAAGATTCACTCAAAATTCATATATATTAGTAGTAATCAACGATAAAAGtaagttaataaataacCAAGTTACTATAAAATATCATCTAATTAATGTTAAATTAGGCGTAACCTCTGCATCTGCCTTATATAATATAGAACATGCCAGAGATCACTTTGAAACTATTATTGCTTCTCATTTAAACAGTGAAATTAACAAGTGA
- a CDS encoding kinesin heavy chain, protein MGENENLGNIENVSGTSGTTGNEHGSGSGVHVYCRVRPPNEAEKTHGNGLLCVNVRSEQCIEISSSESKSDSETKERTFYLDHIFPMDTNQSYVYKTAAKPIVDQLFKGINGTVLAYGQTSSGKTFTMEGIIGDNEKMGVIPRMVHDVFETISNAEEHIEFQLKVSICEVYMERIRDLLDTSGTKSNLRIHEDKIHGIYVKDLSEYFVTSPEEVFELMALGHKHRAVASTNMNSYSSRSHLIFMLQLQQKNVFDSSIKVGKLFLVDLAGSEKISKTGAEGLTLDEAKTINKSLSCLGNVINALTDNTKNFIPYRDSKLTRILQNSLGGNSLTALIVTCSPSIVNESETIGTLRFGIRAKMVKNAPKVNQQYSVEQLQVLLNSAQRKLAERNNYIQTLEELVKKLGGELPENKPSGDKGGSIILNSSLNIGERKELQEGIIPGSEKTTLNMRTLDNDELDELEEAKQQLKENSEKITQLKQEISEKENNLKLMSEEKENLNIKLSDLIQELSQTKYQQQDQAETVEHLQLKNKSLIGELEQSQIHIHDLEARIEEYKSEESQRRNEEKENESNKAFQSLSSEIQQLREYLLAIRSNTDPKEDAAWSSEHKALLETIEDNVARIANLELQLKESNKGAKKLDINDQDTKSMLERMSQLDTNMEQLGKLYQKMVEQNSNLKSQSQLNERRLLRKEERIEQLERSLINAKTKYTKLLMQCNSLTKTIENISKLKPIFAKLAPPNIVKGIQGGGGKSSLVKA, encoded by the coding sequence ATGGGAGAAAACGAGAATTTAGgaaatatagaaaatgtATCCGGAACTTCAGGAACAACAGGTAATGAGCATGGTTCAGGTTCTGGAGTCCATGTATATTGCAGAGTTAGACCTCCAAATGAAGCAGAAAAGACCCATGGAAATGGCTTGCTGTGTGTAAATGTGAGATCTGAACAATGTATAGAGATTAGCTCATCAGAATCAAAAAGTGATAGTGAAACAAAAGAAAGGACTTTCTATTTAGATCATATTTTTCCTATGGATACTAATCAAAGTTATGTTTATAAGACTGCTGCAAAACCAATTGTAGATCAACTATTTAAAGGTATTAATGGAACAGTTTTAGCTTATGGACAGACTTCTAGTGGTAAGACATTTACAATGGAAGGTATAATTGGAGACAATGAGAAGATGGGAGTTATTCCTCGTATGGTTCATGATGTATTTGAAACCATTAGTAATGCTGAGGAACATATTGAGTTTCAACTAAAAGTTTCTATTTGCGAGGTTTATATGGAAAGAATTAGAGATCTATTAGACACAAGTGGGACAAAAAGTAATCTGAGAATACATGAAGATAAGATACATGGTATTTACGTAAAGGACTTAAGTGAATACTTTGTGACTTCTCCAGAGGAAGTTTTTGAGTTAATGGCTCTTGGACATAAGCATAGAGCTGTGGCATCTACAAATATGAATTCATATTCGTCAAGATCtcatttgatttttatGTTACAACTTCAGCAAAAGAATGTATTTGATTCTAGTATTAAAGTTGGAAAACTTTTCCTTGTTGATCTTGCAGGATCGGAAAAAATTAGTAAAACTGGAGCAGAAGGATTAACTTTGGATGAAGCTAAAACCATTAACAAATCTTTAAGTTGCTTGGGAAATGTTATCAATGCTCTAACAGATAATACAAAAAACTTTATTCCTTATCGTGATTCGAAATTAACAAGAATTCTTCAGAATTCCCTTGGTGGGAACTCTCTTACAGCTTTAATTGTTACTTGTTCTCCAAGTATTGTAAATGAATCTGAGACTATTGGTACTTTAAGATTTGGAATCAGAGCTAAAATGGTTAAGAATGCTCCTAAAGTCAACCAACAATACTCTGTTGAACAATTACAAGTTCTTCTTAACTCAGCACAAAGAAAATTGGCAGAGAGAAacaattatattcaaactCTCGAAGAGTTAGTTAAAAAGCTTGGAGGTGAACTTCCTGAAAATAAACCATCTGGAGATAAAGGAGGTAGTATTATACttaattcttctttgaATATTGGAGAAAGGAAAGAGCTTCAGGAAGGAATCATTCCTGGATCTGAAAAGACCACTTTAAATATGAGAACTTTagataatgatgaattgGATGAGTTGGAGGAAGCCAAACAACAACTTAAAGAAAACAGCGAAAAGATTACTCAATTAAAGCAAGAGATttcagaaaaagaaaataatctCAAGTTAATGTCtgaagaaaaggaaaatttgaatatcaAACTTTCCGATTTAATCCAAGAGTTAAGTCAAACAAAATATCAACAGCAGGACCAAGCCGAAACTGTTGAACATCTTCAACTCAAAAATAAGTCTTTAATAGGAGAACTTGAGCAATCACAGATTCATATTCACGACTTAGAAGCCAGAATTGAAGAATATAAGTCAGAGGAGTCACAAAGaagaaatgaagaaaaggaaaatgAATCTAACAAAGCTTTTCAAAGTCTTTCTAGTGAAATACAACAACTTAGAGAATACTTACTTGCAATTAGAAGCAATACAGACCCAAAAGAAGATGCAGCTTGGAGCTCTGAACATAAAGCATTATTAGAAACTATTGAAGATAATGTTGCTAGAATTGCTAATTTAGAGCTCCAATTAAAGGAAAGCAATAAAGGTGCTAAAAAGTTAGATATTAATGACCAAGATACTAAAAGTATGCTTGAAAGAATGTCTCAACTAGATACAAATATGGAACAACTTGGAAAGCTTTACCAAAAGATGGTTGAACAGAATTCAAACCTAAAATCACAAAGTCAACTAAATGAGAGAAGGTTGTTGAGGAAGgaagaaagaattgaaCAGCTTGAAAGATCACTAATCAATGCAAAAACAAAGTATACAAAGTTACTAATGCAATGTAACTCATTAACCAAAACTATTGAAAATATCTCCAAACTAAAGCCTATTTTTGCTAAATTAGCTCCTCCTAATATTGTTAAAGGAATCCaaggaggaggaggaaaGTCCTCCCTAGTAAAGGCTTAG
- a CDS encoding 2 SAM dependent methyltransferase; S-adenosyl-L-methionine-dependent methyltransferases + spermidine synthase (SAM dependent methyltranferase) (CG2614-PA/CGI-01 homolog), whose protein sequence is MELLPNSVEDFTSSEYWSEFFKKYGGESNRAFEWYGDFEVLRDLLIQSLRNSGRSELDNKRILHVGCGNSTLPAKLYDEGFTDITNIDFSSQIIELMREKNKSREGLKWVCMDIEKDFGDYVEKAENLGKFDTIIDKGFLDAYLSDSTSENGLSSRKKSTDFLNSSINLLAPNGRYILITLGQEYVAKALTMGLYNKGLEVIVEPLVGIKDSKFLPYYIEIINKSDFQNFEKSFFRFRGSGTEEICSAEGQCIWTLAKRLKELSAMFWNNKYIGDFMPGEIKEYQLNIKESKNSLFITVYDTMSKEKKRKLTVGLLVPLGEEQDWLYSTRKGFEEICSQAKCKRLIVISRFYSDSEEALKVSEQEILDEISNNISPLALKGSNRFPILTVGGDKNLDKKCIYSCDSKYSKEILVYDIQESGIEKRQMIFRSSPRLIQSEVVIRRNDSKTIEIDYLSGFSNYYVGVILVSSLILDTKNQDKTRNALILGLGGGILASILRKFYSKPKLHISAVEIDENVMNVAKNYFGFSESETKVIIGDALDYVNNNYLEIKDSLDYIIVDINSGNVNDSLMCPGVEFLSKGFIEKLIVSLTKDGCIVYNVSCRDSNRREELFNEFRDLLNKMEEKTNSKRMILQAVETGDDEINELWIIKRETNDNIEKVRNFIIENELFIGSQENTSLETYDKKDLWIKRFSNLK, encoded by the coding sequence ATGGAGCTACTACCAAATTCAGTGGAAGATTTTACAAGTAGTGAATACTGGAGTGAGTTCTTTAAGAAGTATGGAGGCGAAAGCAACCGAGCATTTGAATGGTATGGAGACTTTGAGGTTCTGAGGGACCTTTTGATACAATCTTTACGTAATAGTGGCAGGTCAGAACTAGACAATAAGAGGATTTTGCATGTAGGATGTGGAAATTCCACTCTTCCAGCTAAATTGTATGATGAAGGTTTTACAGATATTACAAACATTGACTTTTCAAGTCAGATTATTGAGTTAAtgagagaaaaaaataagtcCAGGGAAGGATTAAAATGGGTTTGTATGGATATTGAGAAGGACTTTGGTGATTACGTTGAGAAGGCGGAAAATTTGGGAAAATTTGATACGATTATAGACAAAGGGTTTTTGGATGCTTATTTATCAGACAGTACATCTGAGAATGGACTTtcttcaagaaaaaaatcaactgattttttgaattcatCCATTAATCTTTTAGCTCCAAATGGAAGGTATATTTTGATTACTCTAGGCCAGGAGTATGTAGCTAAAGCTTTAACTATGGGGTTATATAATAAAGGTCTTGAGGTTATTGTTGAGCCTTTAGTTGgaattaaagattcaaaGTTTCTTCCATATTATATTGAGATTATCAATAAAAGTgattttcagaattttgAGAAGTCATTTTTTAGATTCAGAGGATCTGGGACTGAGGAAATTTGTAGTGCTGAAGGTCAGTGTATTTGGACTTTAGCAAAAAGACTTAAGGAGCTTTCTGCTATGTTTTGGAATAACAAATATATTGGTGATTTTATGCCAGGAGAAATAAAGGAATACCAGCTTAATATAAAGGAATCCAAGAATAGCCTTTTTATCACTGTATATGATACAATGAgcaaagaaaagaaaagaaagcTTACAGTAGGTCTTCTCGTACCTTTAGGAGAGGAGCAGGATTGGCTTTATTCTACAAGAAAGGGGTTTGAAGAAATCTGTAGTCAAGCCAAGTGTAAGAGATTAATTGTGATTTCAAGATTCTATTCAGATTCAGAGGAAGCTTTGAAAGTAAGTGAACAGGAAATCCTGGATGAAATTTCGAATAATATCTCTCCTTTAGCTTTAAAAGGTTCTAACAGATTTCCTATTCTAACTGTAGGCGGAGACAAGAATCTAGAcaaaaaatgtatttatAGCTGTGATTCAAAGTACTCTAAGGAAATACTTGTTTATGATATTCAAGAGTCTGGTATTGAGAAGAGACAAATGATTTTCAGGTCAAGCCCAAGACTTATTCAGTCTGAAGTAGTAATTCGAAGAAATGATTCGAAAACAATTGAAATTGACTATTTAAGTGggttttcaaattattatgtAGGAGTTATATTGGTTTCAAGTCTTATTTTGGATACTAAAAATCAAGACAAAACGAGAAACGCTCTCATTTTAGGCTTAGGAGGAGGAATCTTAGCTTCAATATTGAGAAAGTTTTATTCAAAGCCTAAACTCCATATTTCTGCAGTTGAAATTGATGAGAATGTAATGAATGTAGCGAAAAATTACTTTGGATTTTCTGAAAGTGAAACCaaagttattattggaGATGCACTGGACTATGTTAATAACAATTATTTAGAGATTAAAGACTCTCTGGATTATATTATTGTAGATATTAACTCTGGAAATGTGAATGATTCTCTTATGTGTCCAGGAGTAGAGTTTCTTTCTAAAGGGTTTATAGAGAAGCTAATTGTTTCTTTAACAAAAGATGGTTGTATTGTTTATAACGTTTCATGCAGAGACTCTAATAGAAGAGAAGAgctttttaatgaatttagaGATTTGTTGAATAAAATGGAAGAGAAAACTAATTCCAAAAGAATGATTCTTCAGGCAGTGGAGACAGGAGATGATGAGATTAATGAACTATGGATAATCAAAAGAGAAacaaatgataatattgaaaaagttAGAAACTttataatagaaaatgaattatttataggTAGTCAGGAAAATACATCTTTAGAGACATATGATAAAAAGGATCTCTGGATTAAGAGGTTCTCAAATCTTAAGTAG